The Paenibacillus mucilaginosus 3016 genome includes the window TGGTCGAGGATGGTGACGCCTGCCTTTTGCACGAGCCTCCGCATGAGCCTCATGTATTCCGGGCCCTGCAGCCCCCGGCGGTAGGGCCGTCCTGCTTCATCCTTCGGGAACGGATAGCCGAAGCCGCTCAGCCGGTTCATGTTCTCATAGGTCCGGTCGAGCACGCGGTTCATCCAGTCTTCCTCCGCGAGCCGGCCTCCGAGCCCGAATCGGCTTTGCCTGGCTTCCTCCCTGGCCTCGCGGTCCGGCTCTACGTACCACACCCCCGTCCCCGACGGGGCCGTCGCCCCGCTCGTTCCGCAGTAGCCTTTGTCGGCGAGCACCACGCGCGCGCCGTGCGAGGCGGCCGTCAGCGCCGCCCAGGTTCCCGCCGGTCCCCCGCCGATCACCAGGACATCCCCTTCCAGCCTCAGTCCCCCGGCCCAGGTTTGCTCCGCTTCCTGTATCGTCATCCGCATTCATCCTCCTTCAGCTGCTTGCTTATTAAGAAAAGAAGCACCCCTCATCGCCAAGGAGTGCCTCCATTCAAACGGTAGGCCTGCCAGACGAATGCTTGGTCCCTGATACCGGGCCCAGCTCTTACGAAGCCCGGTACCGTGCCAAGGAAACCAAAAAAGGAGACAGTTCCGCCTTCCGGCAGCTGTCTCCAGGGTGTCTGGTAGATGGTATTCAGATATTAATTCACACTTATGGAATAGGAATAAAAGGATTTTACCATTCCATCCTTCTGCCTGTCAATCCTCTGCTGTCATAGGGTGCTGCTGCCAACGCACAGGTGATGAACGGGGTGACTGACCGTGCCAACCTTCAGCACGGATCTGCTGCTTCTGATTCGCCGCGGAGCACAGTCCAGCAGCACGTTTCCTTCCGGTCCTGCTTCTGACGCCCCGGCTAAGCTAAGCCAGACCGAGCCTCCCCCTGCTGCTGCGCCGCCTCGGTCAGCTTCCCGATGAAGGTTCGGCTCGCTGCGCAGAGATGCTTGTTGCGGCGGTAGGCGATGCCGATCCGCCGGGTCGGCCGCTCCCGGAAGGGCAGCACCCGGATGTTCGGATGGCCCGCATCCAGCAGATACGGCAGCGGGAGCACCGTGACGCCGATCCCCTGGGCGACCATATGCAGAAGGGACTCGAGCGTCGTCAGCTCCATGACCGGCTTCGGCCGGAAGCCGTGGGCCGCACACTCCCCGTCGATCAGCTGGCGCAGCCGGTACGAGCCGGGCAGCAGCACGGACGGCGCCTCCTTCAGCATGCGCAGCTCCGCTGCTTCGCCCTCGGCCCATCTGCTGTCGGCCGGTACGGCCAGCACAAGCTCCTCCTCGCAGAGCAGCACGTTCTCGAGCTCCGGATGCTCCATCGGGTAGAAAACGATACCGAGATCCAGCTCGTTGCGCAGCAGTCCCTCATAAATATCGCCCGTCCGGAGGCCGAGCACCGAAATCTCGCAGGGGCCCTTTCTAAGAAACTACTAGGGCGAATATTTCATTTGGACTGATAGAAGGCTGGGACGGATATTGGAGTAAAGCAATCGAGGTCTTAATCTTATCAAGAAAGAGGGGGATCAGCATGATTTGTTCGGATTGCAGTAACACTGAGATGACTGTACTTGCCCTATTTATGGGGCTTTCAGCTGCAATTATTGTCCTTTCGTACGTGGTAAAACTCTTAGGAGTTACGACTATGGCTTTTGATCAGAATGAACAGGAGCGCGCGTCCGAGTGGGAAACCATCCTATGCTCCAATGATGGAAGGTTGATCATGGAGCTGTCGAAGGATTCGCAGGCACCCAAGCATATTCGGGATCAGGCAGAGAGAAAACGAAAGCAAATGGTCTCAATCAATAGCCACTAACATCCGTCCTGCGACGGGCAGCGACACCCTTAGCGTCAGCAGGTACTTCTTCGGGATGAGCACGGATAATGTGCTGTCGGGTGGCGCAGGAGCGGATGTCTATGACATCGGCCCGGACTTTCGGCGGAGCGTCATCCGGGAAGAAGGACTGGCCGGCGAGACCGACACGGTGCACCTCTACGATGAGTATCGTGCGTCCGATGCGACAGTCTCCCGCAGCGGCAGCGATCTGGTGGTGAATCTCGGCGAATGGAACGGCTCGCAGCAGGCGCTGACCGTAGAACGCTTCTTCGAGAGTGCCGCACAGCGAATCGAGCGATTTGAGTTCGGCGACGGTAGCGTATGGACCGACACGCAGGTGGAGCAGCTGGTCCAGGCTGCGGCTGCGGCATCGGGGACTGCTGGCGGGAACACCGATCCGGCAGGGGCTTCGGCTGCCGGGCTCCGGGAGCTGTTGCTGGCGGCCGGAGCCACCGAATAGCCGGGCGGCAGGGCCGAAGTGTCTCGCAGAATTACAGCGGCGGCAGTAGGGCGATCCAGACCAGAGGTCAGGCCGGACACGCCTGACCGGTGTGCTTAAGATTTGGTAAAGAAGCTATCGGGCGGGCGTAAGGTTTGGTATGATTTGTATGGAATTATATAACAATGGAGGGATTAGTTGTATGAAACTTTCTAAAATATCCGCTTCTTTCGTGCTTTCTCTTTCTCTGCTCACGGGTACGGCGTCCGCCGCCGAGCCTGTCGCCCCGGGGTCAGGAAGGGCTGTGAGCGAGGCAAGCGCCGCCGCTTCGGCCATTACACCGATCGCAGTCACCTTGAAGGTGGGGCAGACGTACGCCATCTCCAGCGGAGGAACGGATTCGGTTCCTGCGCCGGTGATCTCCATATTGAGCCAAAGCGAGGAAGGGGTCATTACCTGGAGAAAATTCTGCTTCCTCGGGTGCTCCCAGATCATCACGGCCCAAAAGCCGGGTTCAGTCCTTATTAGCGCCACCACCATCTTCTCGTCGTACCCGTTTCCGACCTACCCGTACAGGCAGTATTCCATTACGGTAACGCCTTAGAAGTCTGGTGAAAAAGCATGGGCCGCCCCTGCCAATCAGGTTTGCCATACCCAACGTATAGGCTCTTCACAAGCAGCTTCTCCGGCCTCATACATCCATAAGCAGTGTTCGGCGTTCCCTGCAGGAGCCCTCCGAAGCGGATGGCCGTGCAGGCTCGGTGTCCGGCGCCCGCCTAATCCGCGGCGCCGCTGCCGCACAAAGAAGAAGGATCTGGCCAGAGCCCGCTCCTTCTTTTTTTTTATTTTCTATTACGTAAAATTCTAGTTTGATGAAATTAAAATAGAGTGTTCGCCATACATGTGGCCAGTAAAGCAGCTTTGCAAGCAGGCTCGAGTGAACAATCAAGGCATTAAGGCATCACACATTTGTTTCATCATTTGTATTTTTCTTTCGTGCATCACCAAGTTGACCCGATTATCTGCATCATATAGAGTCCTAATTTTATCATCAATGAACTTCTGACCTAAATTCCATGCATTATTTTCAAATTTCATTAACATGATCCCATATATCTCAATGAAGCTTGAATATTCATGAAGATCGATGGGTTTTCCATTTAATACGAGATGCCGCATGAGATTGCATTTCTCCGCTATCATCGAAAACACTTCATAATTGATTTTTAATTCCTGATCAATTAGATGGCCGCATTCATGTGCTAAAACTACCTTCAAAGAAGTTAAGGAAGGAATAGTGAAAACCACAAGGTTAACACTCATCTGCTCATATAATCTTAATGGATTTACATTGATCTCATTAGACACTACATCGTAATTCGCGCTTTGATTATATTCATCTGTAATGTTGACCGGCACATTAATTCCCCAGTTAGATACCACATCTCTCGCCGCATTCAATATCACTTCAGACGAGTAAGAAAGTATGGTTTCCGCCTCATCGATTGCAACATAACAAAACTCCGAAGACAAATCCCTCTGAACTGTTTGTATAAGGTAATATGACCTGCCGGAAACTAGATCACCTGTTGCTGTGCTACCCGCTGGAATAAAGCAATGAATATCTTCAGCAGGACATGGTCCCGCATACACATAACCAAATCTTTCTGCTGTATCGTGATAGAAAGACAGAACGTCATTTTGAATAAGGTCAGCATAATGACCTTTAAGATTAAAGACAGTTGAAGAGCCTACAGCAGTACCTTCTATATCCTTTGCCTTTGATAAGTGCATGCTACTCCACATTGAATGTATACAATAGTCAACGGACGGAGTATAACGAGGGTGCCCGGAACGTTAAGCGAAACGGAGGAATGGGACTTCGCTGGTCGTTAGTCTCGGATTAAAGGCGGAAAAAGACGCTTGGCTCGCGATCCTTTTGGGACTTTCCGGCGGTTTGGCATTGTTCTGCGTATACGTTTCCTTGAATCGCCGCTATCCGGCTCTTCCGCTCACCGCTTATGCCAGATCGATTTTGGGCAAATGGATCGGGTGGCCGATCGGTATGTCCTATGTGCTTTTTTTATGTACTGAGCGGCTAGAGACATGCGTGACGGCGCCGATCTGTTGGTCACCTCTGTACTCGATCAAACGCCGATGATCGCGGTCAGCATTATCATGATCCTGACGATCGGTTACGTCCTGCATAAAGGCATTGAAGTGCTGGCAAGAACGGCCCAGATTTACCTTGTGGTCATGATCGCGCTGGGCGTGTTTAGTAACTTCCTTCTTGTTGTATCCGGTGTGATCGATGTGAATCAGCTGCTTCCGATTCTAGAAAAAGGCTGGGAACCCGTCATCCACACGGGCATCACGCAGGCCTTTGAATTCCCGTTCAGCGAAATGATTTGCTTTACGATGCTGCTTCCTTATTTGAACGAACCGAAACAAGGAATAAGAGCGGGCTTCATCACGATGTTCGCCGGCGGACTGATCTTAAGCTTCAGCACGGCGATGAACATTGCCGTGCTGGGCGTCGATATTGCAGGAAGAGCCACCTTCCCGCTCTTGACGACGATCAGTCTGGTCAATATTCGGGAGTTCATTCAGCGGATGGACGTTTTTGTCGTCATGACGCTAATTATAGGCGATTTTTTCAAAGTCGCGATCTTTTATTATGTCGCCGTCATGGGGGCGACCGATTTGTTCGGGATGAAAGATCATCGAAAGTTGGTGTATCCGCTCGGTCTGATCGTTTTATTCCTCTCCGTCGCCATCGCGGACAACTTTGCGGAGCATATCAAGGAAGGAAACTTTGCTCTAGTGACGGTGTTTTTATTGTTCGGCGTCATTCTGCCCCTCTTGCTGTGGTTCGTTGCTTTCGTGCGTAGCCGATTCCGGTCCGGCAGCTGATACTTTTGCCTTTGCCTGTTGTTTCCATAGGCGGCGTAATTATACTCCACGATAATGATATAGAGTATGGCTACGATGATAATAACGATCTCGATACGAAACATGAGACGGAACGGAGTTAGCAGCATGTTGATGGATGCATTCGGATTGTAGCCTAACAGCAGGTCTATGGTCATCGCAAAGCGAAGCTTAATATAAAGAGGAGCAAAGTTACAAGCCAT containing:
- a CDS encoding LysR family transcriptional regulator substrate-binding protein: MLGLRTGDIYEGLLRNELDLGIVFYPMEHPELENVLLCEEELVLAVPADSRWAEGEAAELRMLKEAPSVLLPGSYRLRQLIDGECAAHGFRPKPVMELTTLESLLHMVAQGIGVTVLPLPYLLDAGHPNIRVLPFRERPTRRIGIAYRRNKHLCAASRTFIGKLTEAAQQQGEARSGLA
- a CDS encoding calcium-binding protein; translated protein: MSTDNVLSGGAGADVYDIGPDFRRSVIREEGLAGETDTVHLYDEYRASDATVSRSGSDLVVNLGEWNGSQQALTVERFFESAAQRIERFEFGDGSVWTDTQVEQLVQAAAAASGTAGGNTDPAGASAAGLRELLLAAGATE
- a CDS encoding GerAB/ArcD/ProY family transporter — encoded protein: MVVSLGLKAEKDAWLAILLGLSGGLALFCVYVSLNRRYPALPLTAYARSILGKWIGWPIGMSYVLFLCTERLETCVTAPICWSPLYSIKRR
- a CDS encoding GerAB/ArcD/ProY family transporter; translated protein: MRDGADLLVTSVLDQTPMIAVSIIMILTIGYVLHKGIEVLARTAQIYLVVMIALGVFSNFLLVVSGVIDVNQLLPILEKGWEPVIHTGITQAFEFPFSEMICFTMLLPYLNEPKQGIRAGFITMFAGGLILSFSTAMNIAVLGVDIAGRATFPLLTTISLVNIREFIQRMDVFVVMTLIIGDFFKVAIFYYVAVMGATDLFGMKDHRKLVYPLGLIVLFLSVAIADNFAEHIKEGNFALVTVFLLFGVILPLLLWFVAFVRSRFRSGS